One Euphorbia lathyris chromosome 1, ddEupLath1.1, whole genome shotgun sequence DNA segment encodes these proteins:
- the LOC136208833 gene encoding SNF1-related protein kinase catalytic subunit alpha KIN10: MDGSTHRGSSTADVILPNYKLGKTLGIGSFGKVKIAEHALTGHKVAIKILNRRKIKNMEMEEKVRREIKILRLFMHPHIIRLYEVIETQTDIYVVMEYVKSGELFDYIVEKGRLQEDEARNFFQQIISGVEYCHRNMVVHRDLKPENLLLDSKCNVKIADFGLSNIMRDGHFLKTSCGSPNYAAPEVISGKLYAGPEVDVWSCGVILYALLCGTLPFDDENIPNLFKKIKGGIYTLPSHLSPGARDLIPRMLVVDPMKRMTIPEIRQHPWFQARLPRYLAVPPPDTMQQAKKIDEEILQEVINMGFDRNQLVESLRNRIQNDATVAYYLLLDNRFRVSNGYLGAEFQETMDCGFNRMHPNEPTSPAFAHRLPGYMDYQGMSLKSQFPVDRKWALGLQSRAHPREIMTEVLKALQELNVCWKKIGHYNMKCRWIPGIPGHHEGMVNDPVHNNHFFGDDSTIIENDGVTKAPNVVKFEVQLYKTRDEKYLLDLQRVQGPQFLFLDLCAAFLAQLRVL, encoded by the exons ATGGATGGCTCAACTCACCGGGGCAGCAGTACTGCTGATGTGATTTTACCAAATTACAAACTTGGAAAAACTCTTGGAATTGGTTCCTTTGGCAAGGTGAAAATTGCAGAGCATGCATTGACTGGGCATAAAGTTGCCATCAAGATACTTAACCGTCGCAAGATAAAAAACATGGAGATGGAAGAAAAAG TGagaagagaaataaaaatattgagATTGTTTATGCATCCTCATATTATTAGACTTTACGAGGTTATAGAGACACAAACTGATATATATGTTGTGATGGAGTACGTAAAATCTGGAGAGCTATTTGATTATATAGTGGAGAAGGGTAGGCTGCAGGAGGATGAGGCGCGTAATTTCTTTCAGCAG ATAATTTCTGGTGTGGAATATTGCCACAGAAATATGGTTGTGCACAGAGATCTTAAGCCAGAGAATCTGTTATTGGATTCTAAATGCAACGTGAAGATAGCAGATTTTGGTTTGAGCAATATAATGCGAGATGGTCATTTTCTAAAGACAAGTTGTGGGAGCCCAAATTATGCTGCTCCTGAG GTTATATCTGGGAAATTGTACGCTGGGCCTGAAGTGGATGTTTGGAGCTGCGGTGTTATTCTGTATGCTCTTCTTTGTGGTACCCTTCCATTTGATGATGAAAACATCCCAAACCTCTTTAAGAAAATCAAG GGCGGAATATATACACTTCCCAGCCATTTATCTCCCGGGGCAAGAGATCTGATCCCAAGGATGCTTGTGGTTGATCCAATGAAGCGGATGACCATCCCTGAAATCCGTCAGCACCCATGGTTCCAAGCCCGCCTTCCACGTTACTTGGCCGTCCCTCCACCAGATACAATGCAACAAGCTAAAAAG ATCGATGAAGAGATTCTTCAGGAAGTGATCAATATGGGGTTTGATAGGAACCAACTTGTTGAATCTCTTCGCAACAGAATACAAAATGAT GCTACTGTTGCATACTATTTATTGTTGGACAATCGGTTTCGTGTTTCCAATGGCTATCTTGGAGCTGAGTTTCAAGAAACAATG GATTGTGGTTTCAACCGAATGCATCCAAATGAACCTACTTCTCCAGCTTTTGCACACCGCCTTCCAGGATACATGGACTATCAGGGAATGAGTTTAAAGTCACAGTTCCCAGTTGATAGGAAATGGGCTCTTGGACTTCAG TCACGAGCCCACCCTCGTGAAATAATGACTGAGGTTCTCAAAGCTCTACAAGAACTGAATGTATGTTGGAAGAAAATTGGTCATTACAATATGAAATGCAGGTGGATTCCTGGAATTCCCGGTCATCATGAAGGCATGGTTAATGACCCTGTGCACAATAATCATTTTTTTGGGGATGATTCGACCATTATCGAGAATGATGGAGTCACTAAGGCACCAAACGTGGTGAAGTTTGAAGTCCAG CTTTACAAAACTCGCGATGAGAAATACCTGCTCGACTTACAAAGGGTACAGGGACCGCAGTTTCTTTTCTTGGATCTTTGTGCAGCATTTCTGGCACAACTGCGAGTCCTTTAG